CAGACGAGCTCGTCGAGGCGAAGGCGATAGGCCGCGTCGGTCAGGTGGCCCCAACAGGGAAGCCGAGTGAGGACGATCGTCTCCGTACAACGACAAGCGGACCCATCGACCGGAGTCTGCCGCTGGCGAAGTCGGTACTCCTGCGTGCGGTCGACCCAGACGCCGGTCAAAGGGGAGCCCTCGACGAGGGCTGGCAGGGCATTCGGCCCGGGCCAGTCGCGGGGGTGATCCACGAGCCCTTCCTTCACGCCATGACGCAGGAGGTAGAGCAGTCGAGCAACCTGGGCTTCCTGTTCTCCGGAAACCACGATCAGCTGGTACCGACGCGCCCAGAAGGGACCCTGCCAGGCATGAAGTCGCCCGGCTTCCTTGGCGAGGTTGGCCTCGACGAACGCCATGAACAGCGCGAGCTGCTGAGGCGTGTCCGGGGAGAGCAGTAGATGGATGTGGTTGGAGAGAACGACGAAGTAGTGCACCGTCATGCGGTACCGCGCCTGGGCTCGCCCGAGGATCCCGAGCACCAGGTCGTTGAGTTGCGGCGAGGGGCGCAACAGTAGCCTTCCCTGCACGGTTCGGCAGGTAACCTCGACCATCGAGCCCTCAGGAATGTAGCGAAGCCGGCGTCCCATCGACCCCAATGACGCAATTCCTGAGGCGAATCTGCCGCTTCTCCGCCTGAGCTCGACCACCAGCCCGGCGCCTCCAGGTGCCAGCGACATGTCGTGGGCTGTCACCAGGTGCCGGCGACTTGTTGTGGCGACTTGTTGTGGAGCGCCTTGTGGTGGCTCGGCAGGGACCTGCGTGGGCCGGCATCGGCGCGAGATCGCCGGGAGAATCCGGTGGGCTCGCCTCCTGGTTTGCAGCTAAGATACGGAGGTTCATCCCCTGCGACCGATCTCCGGAGGCCCCATGCGCCCTGTCTGCTCTGCGGTTCTCGCCCTCGCCCTGGCTGCCGCGCCCGTTGCGGCGTTGGCCAAGATCTCGCCTGCGCTCGAGCGGGTCTTCGCGGACGCCCCCGGCGGCCGCGCCGAGATGCTGGTGGTGATGACCGAGCAGGCCGACCTTTCGGCGGCGCACGAGCTGTCGAGCAAGCTTGCGAAGGGGCGCTACGTCTACGAGAAGCTCACGGCGACCGCCAAACGCGCCCAGGCGCCGCTGCTCGCCGAGCTCGAGCGTCGCGGCATCGTCCACCGTTCGTTCTGGGCGGCGAATTTCCTCTGGGTCGAGGGCGACCTCGCGCTGGCGCAGGAGCTCGCCGCGCGTCCCGACGTGGCGCGCCTCGATACCAATCCGAAGCTGGTGATGGAGCAGCCGGTCGTCGACCTCGCCGAGCAGAACCGCAGCGACGCTCCGCTCGCGGTCGAATGGAACATCACCAAGGTGAACGCACCCTCGGTCTGGGCCTTGGGCTACACCGGGCAGGGCGCGGTCATCGGCGGACAGGACACCGGCTACCAGTGGGATCATCCGGCGCTCAAGAGCAAGTACCGCGGCTGGAACGGTGCGAGCGCGGATCACAACTACAACTGGCACGATGCGGTCCATTCCGGCGGTGGCACCTGCGGCCCAGACTCGGTCGTCCCGTGCGACGACGACCAGCACGGAACTCACACGATGGGCACGATGGTCGGCGACGACGGTGGATCCAACCAGATCGGCATGGCTCCCGGGGCGCGCTGGATCGGGTGCCGCAACATGAACGTCGGCGTCGGCACCCCGACGAGCTACATCGAGTGCTTCCAGTGGTTCATCGCGCCGACGAATCTCGCTGGCCAGAACCCCGACCCCGCCAAGTCCCCCGACGTGATCAACAACTCCTGGGGCTGCCCGACCTCGGAGGGGTGCAGCGCCGCGAACTTCGGTGTCATGCAGACGGTGGTGGAGAACGTCCGGGCGGCGGGCATTTTCGTGGCGGTCTCGGCCGGCAACGACGGGTCGGCCTGCTCGACAGTCAACACGCCGGCAGCGATCTATGACGCCGCGTTCTCGGTCGGCTCGACGACCTCGACCGACGCGGTCTCGAGCTTCTCGAGCCGCGGTCCGGTGACGGTGGACGGCTCGAACCGCATGAAGCCCGACATCGCCGCCCCCGGCTCGAACATCCGCTCGAGCATTCCCGGCAGCTCCTATGCCGGCGGCTGGAGCGGCACCTCGATGGCCGGACCGCACGTGGCCGGGCTCGTGGGACTGATGGTCTCGGCGGTTCCGGCGGCAGCCGGCGACGTCACCCGCCTCGAAGACCTCATCCGTCAGTCCGCGGTGCACCCGACCTTCGGCGGGGAGTGCAGCGTCGCGGCAGGGATCTTTCCGAACAACACCTTCGGGGCTGGCCGCATCGACGCACTCGCGGCGGTGAACCTGCTGCTCTCGCAGGCTGACTTCCAAGTGAACGCGACGCCGGCGAGCCGGACGGTCTGCGCGCCGGCCAGCGCCACGTTCGACATCGCCGTCGGGCAGTTGGGGAGCTTCGCCGAGCCGGTGACGCTCGCGGCCTCCGGAAATCCGGTCGGCTCGACGGTGGGCTTCGCCGCGAATCCGGTGAGTCCGGGCGGTGGCACGACGATGAACGTGACCACCGTGGGCGTGGCCGCCGGCAGCTCGACGATCACCGTCTCCGGTACGGCGAGCCCGAGTGGCACCTTGCGTTCCGACACGGTCGATCTCGCCGTCTTCACCGGCTCGGCCGCAGCGCCGGCGCTCACCGCGCCGGCGAACGGGGCGATCAACGTCGCACCGCGCCCCGCCTTCTCCTGGGGCGCTGCTGCCGGGGCGGCCGACTACCTGCTCGAGGTCGACGACAGTGCCGGGTTCGGCAGCCCCGTCTACACCGCGACGGTCGCCGGGACCAGCCACACGCCGACCGTCGACCTGCCGTCGAACACCCATCTCTACTGGCGGGTGACCGCCAACAACCCGTGCGGCTCGGCGGTCTCGCCGGCCTTCTCGTTCACCACCCAGGCGCTTCCTGGGGATTGCGCCACCGGATCGGTACCCCATCTCGTCTACGACTTCGGGTTCGAGACCGGTCTCGGCGGTTGGGCTTCGAGCGGCACCGGCAACACCTGGGCGATCACGACGAGCGCCGCCTACGTCCATGCCGGGACGCAGGCGATGCACGCCACCGACCCGACCGCCGTCGCCGACCAGCGGCTGGTTTCGCCGGCGCTTGCGCTGCCGGCCGGCGAGAACCCGGTGGTGCTCGTCTACTGGAACTCGCAGTCGTTCGAGAAGTCGACCAGTGGGTGCTACGACGGCGGGATTCTCGAGATCTCGACCGACGGTGGCACGTCCTGGATCCAGCTGACGAACGCGACGCTGCTCACCGATCCCTACGACGGCACGGTCTCGACCTCCTTCTCCAACCCGATCGGGGGAGCCTCGGCCTGGTGCGGCGATCCGCAGGCGTGGACGCGCTCGGTCGTCGACGTGAGCGCCTACGCCGGCCAGACGGTGCAGTTCCGTTTCCGGATCGGCTCGGACACCTCCTCCGGACGCACCGACGGCTGGAACCTCGACGAGATCAAGGTGCAGAGCTGTGCCCTCGGTGCGGTCTTCGCCGGCGATTTCGAGAGCGGTTCGATGGCGCAGTGGAGCGCAACCTACCCGGCCGTTCCCTGAAGTCTTCGCCCGAGAGCGTCACCCCTCAGCGGATTTGACCGGGAGATCGGCCATGGAAGAGAAGCGTTCGGAGCCGTTCGTCAGCGCCGCGACCGAGATGCGCGAAGCCACGCCGCGTGCGCTGCTACTCGGCGTCGCGATGGCCGTCTTCATGGCCGCCGCCAATGCCTATCTCGGTCTGAAGGCCGGCATGACGATCGCCGCGACCTACACCACGGCGGTGATCGGCATGGCGGTGATCAAGGCGCTCGGCGGGACGATTCTCGAGGAGAACTGCGCGCGCACCGTCGGTTCGATCGGCGGCAACGTCGCGGCGGGAGCGATCTTCACCCTGCCGGCGTTCTTCATCGCCGGGATCTGGCCGACCTTTTTCACCCCGGCCCACTACGTGGTCTCGACGATCATCCTGGTCGCCGGCGGCCTGCTCGGCATCATGTTCGTGACGATCACGCGCCGCGTGCTGGTGAACAACGCCGAGCTGCCCTTCCCGGAGGCGGTGGCGGCCTCGGAGATCCACAAGGCGGGGCAACGAGGGCAGGGCGGGTCGCGCCACCTTCTCGCCGGGATGGGGATGGGCGCGTTCTTCGCCCTGCTCGCCGAGCTCAAGGTGCTCGCGGCGAAGTGGCAGACCAGCCTCACGGTCGGCAGGGGGGCGCTCGTGGTGCGCGGGCCGGAGGCGAGCCCGGCGTTTCTCGGCGTGGGTTACATCATCGGGCCGCGCCTCGCCGGGATCAACTTCAGCGGCGGCGTGCTTGCCTGGGGTCTGCTCGCCCCGGCGATCGCCTTCTTCATGCACTGGCACGACGCGACGCCGGTGGCCAACTGGGCCACCGAGATCGCGCTCGTCTGGCGCAACACCGTGCGCCTGATCGCCATCGGCGGGATGCTGGTCGGAGCCTTCTACACGCTCTACAAGATGCGAGCGAGCCTCGTCGAGGGGATCGCTCGCTCGGTCGGCAATCTCACGCGACGTCGCGGCGCGGGCGAGCCGCAGGCGATCCGCACAGATCGCGACATCCCGATCCAGTGGGCGCTCGTCGGCATCGCCGCGGTGCTTGCGGTGATGGTCTTCGTCTTCCAGTGGTTCGCCGGCAGCCTCCTCGCCGCGACGGTCGCCGCGGCGGTGATGCTGGTGCTCGGGTTCATCTTCGCCGCCGTCTCCGGCTACCTCGTCGGCATCATCGGCGTGTCGTCGAATCCGACGAGCGGGCTCACCGTCACGGTGCTGATCGCCGTCGCTTTCCTGATGGTCGTGCTCGGCCTCGAGGGGGCGACGGGGATCGCCGCGGTGCTCGGCGTGGCCGCCTTCACTTGTGTCTCGGTGTCGGTGGCAGGCGAGATGATGCAGGACCTGAAGGCCGGCCATCTGCTCGGGTGCACCCCCTGGCGGATGCAGGTCGGCGACATCCTCGGCGTCACCGCCGCCTCGCTCGCCATGTTCCTCGTGCTCTCCGTGCTCCACCTCGGCGACATCAAGAGCGCCGTCGCGCAGAAGCTCGGCGAGCTCGAGAGCGCCGGCGCGGCGAGCGTCGAGTACGCCGGCGAGAGCTCGGCGCTCGCCCACCGGGCCTACAGCCTCACCGAGGTGCGAGCCCTCGCCCCGGAGTTGCAGAACGAGCTGCTG
This genomic window from Holophagales bacterium contains:
- a CDS encoding transposase, producing MVEVTCRTVQGRLLLRPSPQLNDLVLGILGRAQARYRMTVHYFVVLSNHIHLLLSPDTPQQLALFMAFVEANLAKEAGRLHAWQGPFWARRYQLIVVSGEQEAQVARLLYLLRHGVKEGLVDHPRDWPGPNALPALVEGSPLTGVWVDRTQEYRLRQRQTPVDGSACRCTETIVLTRLPCWGHLTDAAYRLRLDELVCQVESEGLQRRREQGDPLGLERIQRQHPHQRPSTTKRSPAPLIHAAHRIVRLAFVDAYRAFVGAYRIAADRLRMGDRLVIFPDRAFPPPLPVGK
- a CDS encoding oligopeptide transporter, OPT family, with the translated sequence MEEKRSEPFVSAATEMREATPRALLLGVAMAVFMAAANAYLGLKAGMTIAATYTTAVIGMAVIKALGGTILEENCARTVGSIGGNVAAGAIFTLPAFFIAGIWPTFFTPAHYVVSTIILVAGGLLGIMFVTITRRVLVNNAELPFPEAVAASEIHKAGQRGQGGSRHLLAGMGMGAFFALLAELKVLAAKWQTSLTVGRGALVVRGPEASPAFLGVGYIIGPRLAGINFSGGVLAWGLLAPAIAFFMHWHDATPVANWATEIALVWRNTVRLIAIGGMLVGAFYTLYKMRASLVEGIARSVGNLTRRRGAGEPQAIRTDRDIPIQWALVGIAAVLAVMVFVFQWFAGSLLAATVAAAVMLVLGFIFAAVSGYLVGIIGVSSNPTSGLTVTVLIAVAFLMVVLGLEGATGIAAVLGVAAFTCVSVSVAGEMMQDLKAGHLLGCTPWRMQVGDILGVTAASLAMFLVLSVLHLGDIKSAVAQKLGELESAGAASVEYAGESSALAHRAYSLTEVRALAPELQNELLATNAGFGGARIAAPQASLMAVVSRSIMERKTEWILILVGVFMGLAFILMQVKSPMLVAVGMYLPIETSFAIFVGGLFKGMLDRAAEREKWEKEPKERAENAGTLLASGLIAGEAIIGILFAALKFAEVRLPELLEHPSYLTSLVGVAILGTILIVVPRRQARAER
- a CDS encoding S8 family serine peptidase, translated to MRPVCSAVLALALAAAPVAALAKISPALERVFADAPGGRAEMLVVMTEQADLSAAHELSSKLAKGRYVYEKLTATAKRAQAPLLAELERRGIVHRSFWAANFLWVEGDLALAQELAARPDVARLDTNPKLVMEQPVVDLAEQNRSDAPLAVEWNITKVNAPSVWALGYTGQGAVIGGQDTGYQWDHPALKSKYRGWNGASADHNYNWHDAVHSGGGTCGPDSVVPCDDDQHGTHTMGTMVGDDGGSNQIGMAPGARWIGCRNMNVGVGTPTSYIECFQWFIAPTNLAGQNPDPAKSPDVINNSWGCPTSEGCSAANFGVMQTVVENVRAAGIFVAVSAGNDGSACSTVNTPAAIYDAAFSVGSTTSTDAVSSFSSRGPVTVDGSNRMKPDIAAPGSNIRSSIPGSSYAGGWSGTSMAGPHVAGLVGLMVSAVPAAAGDVTRLEDLIRQSAVHPTFGGECSVAAGIFPNNTFGAGRIDALAAVNLLLSQADFQVNATPASRTVCAPASATFDIAVGQLGSFAEPVTLAASGNPVGSTVGFAANPVSPGGGTTMNVTTVGVAAGSSTITVSGTASPSGTLRSDTVDLAVFTGSAAAPALTAPANGAINVAPRPAFSWGAAAGAADYLLEVDDSAGFGSPVYTATVAGTSHTPTVDLPSNTHLYWRVTANNPCGSAVSPAFSFTTQALPGDCATGSVPHLVYDFGFETGLGGWASSGTGNTWAITTSAAYVHAGTQAMHATDPTAVADQRLVSPALALPAGENPVVLVYWNSQSFEKSTSGCYDGGILEISTDGGTSWIQLTNATLLTDPYDGTVSTSFSNPIGGASAWCGDPQAWTRSVVDVSAYAGQTVQFRFRIGSDTSSGRTDGWNLDEIKVQSCALGAVFAGDFESGSMAQWSATYPAVP